One region of Solanum pennellii chromosome 6, SPENNV200 genomic DNA includes:
- the LOC107023938 gene encoding prolyl-tRNA synthetase associated domain-containing protein 1, with product MGYTKEQLLVRLQELQIDFTKHEHPVILTVEAQAKHVGHLNGALSKNLFLKDKKHRFYVVSAMAKTNVDLKVLSQRLGLGKGGLRMAPEEALGEVLQVPLGCVTPFALVNESARCVSLLLDQGLKTQECCFFHPLSNDTTIALNARGLDKFLSSIGKQSVYVDLEANPPVGKDQPPDLASLVPSDAIAIPGQPDKAAPSLVSDMNHAPANNKSTEVSAKAVKPSTDVRKEKLSNGVSLSTSFADPEKYVEDFIEKTSSLVLSEITEENVKQYGEKHGEVISNTIRKKLAMELKSTATMFKNTAYSEGFSAGTRQQAKRL from the exons ATGGGTTATACTAAGGAGCAATTGCTTGTCCGTTTACAG gagcttcaaattgatttcaccAAACATGAACACCCAGTGATTTTGACAGTTGAAGCACAG GCAAAGCATGTTGGGCATCTGAATGGGGCATTGAGTAAAAACCTATTCTTGAAG GATAAGAAACACAGGTTCTATGTTGTTTCTGCAATGGCAAAAACCAATGTAGATTTGAAAG TTTTGTCTCAGAGGCTTGGTTTGGGAAAAGGAGGGTTAAGAATGGCTCCTGAAGAAGCACTTGGAGAAGTACTTCAG GTGCCGCTTGGCTGTGTCACCCCTTTTGCACTTGTAAATGAATCAGCAAG GTGTGTTTCCTTGTTATTGGATCAGGGATTGAAAACACAGGAATGCTGCTTCTTCCACCCACTCTCAAATGATACAACAATTG CTCTTAATGCTCGTGGTCTCGATAAGTTTCTGAGTTCCATAGGAAAACAATCGGTCTATGTGGACCTTGAG GCTAATCCTCCAGTAGGGAAGGATCAACCTCCTGATCTAGCGTCTCTTGTTCCATCTGATGCAATTGCCATACCAGGTCAACCTGACAAAGCAGCTCCTTCGCTAGTTTCTGACATGAATCATGCCCCTGCCAATAACAAGTCAACTGAAGTTTCTG CTAAAGCAGTTAAGCCGTCAACTGATGTGCGGAAGGAGAAACTATCAAATGGAGTTAGCTTATCAACCTCGTTTGCTGATCCTGAAAAATATGTAGAAGACTTTATAGAGAAAACATCATCTCTTGTTCTTTCAGAG ATAACGGAGGAGAATGTGAAGCAATATGGTGAGAAACATGGTGAAGTCATATCAAATACAATTAGGAAAAAACTTGCAATGGAGCTAAAGAGCACAGCT ACAATGTTCAAGAACACTGCGTATTCTGAAGGTTTTTCTGCTGGTACTCGCCAACAAGCAAAGCGTCTTTAA
- the LOC107021772 gene encoding radial spoke head 10 homolog B-like, with amino-acid sequence MDGQRSQAKLTRTHSSLLRSSPMLRSSSFSVSSINEFVDDHELDIEEQKPHRTGATLVRSVSSRFCAGTGRVAPVIAVFLLSVYVLFYFFNRADRSISENLLLVLIFFAILLYFAGKNKSTIHQGYNGLKMTCNVYGRKLGLVSNKHVKVQWFIGERKLDVKEKKGKVREGVEVYSNGDVYEGEFHKGRCNGSGVYTYSMNSRYEGDWIDGRYDGYGVESWARGSKYRGQYRQGLRHGYGVYKFFNGDIYGGEWCNGQSHGIGVQSCSDGSCYIGEFKCGVKHGLGSYHFRNGDRYAGEYFGDKIHGFGVYHFANGHCYEGSWHEGRKQGYGMYKFKNGDTRCGEWASGNLNTPLPLLTDVVLRVVQASRKAAENAINIRRVDDQVNRVVIAANRAATAARVAAIKAVQNRIHGKFCDTNN; translated from the exons ATGGACGGTCAGAGAAGCCAAGCGAAGCTTACGAGGACTCATTCTTCACTTCTCCGATCATCTCCGATGCTCCGGTCGTCTAGTTTTAGTGTATCTTCAATTAACGAATTCGTAGATGATCATGAACTGGACATTGAAGAACAGAAGCCCCACAGAACCGGCGCTACTCTGGTTCGATCGGTTTCGTCCCGTTTCTGTGCGGGTACGGGCAGGGTAGCTCCTGTTATAGCGGTTTTCTTGCTCTCTGTATACGTTCTGTTCTATTTCTTCAACAGGGCTGACAGATCCATATCGGAGAATCTGCTTCTAGTACTGATTTTCTTTGCGATTTTGCTTTACTTCGCCGGAAAGAACAAGAGTACAATTCATCAGGGTTATAATGGGTTGAAGATGACGTGTAATGTGTATGGAAGGAAACTTGGTTTAGTGTCTAATAAGCACGTTAAAGTGCAATGGTTCATCGGAGAGAGAAAATTAGATGTGAAAGAGAAGAAGGGGAAAGTGAGAGAAGGAGTAGAGGTTTACAGCAACGGGGACGTGTATGAAGGGGAGTTTCACAAGGGGAGGTGTAATGGTAGTGGGGTCTACACTTATTCTATGAACAGTAGATATGAAGGTGACTGGATTGACGGGAGGTACGATGGGTATGGGGTAGAAAGCTGGGCTAGAGGTAGCAAATATAGAGGGCAGTATAGACAAGGACTGAGGCATGGCTATGGAGTTTACAAATTCTTCAATGGAGATATCTATGGTGGGGAATGGTGTAATGGACAGAGTCACGGAATTGGGGTCCAGAGCTGCTCCGATGGCAGCTGTTACATCGGTGAATTCAAATGTGGCGTAAAACACGGCCTCGGCTCTTACCATTTCag GAATGGGGATCGATACGCAGGAGAATATTTCGGTGACAAGATTCATGGTTTTGGTGTGTATCACTTTGCCAATGGGCATTGCTATGAAGGGTCATGGCATGAAGGTCGTAAGCAAGGTTACGGAATGTACAAATTTAAAAATGGTGACACAAGGTGTGGTGAATGGGCCTCTGGCAATCTCAATACTCCATTGCCCCTACTTACTGATGTCGTCCTTCGAGTTGTTCAG GCTAGTAGAAAGGCAGCAGAGAATGCAATTAACATACGTAGGGTCGATGATCAAGTGAACAGGGTAGTGATAGCAGCAAACAGAGCTGCCACTGCAGCTCGAGTTGCTGCTATCAAAGCTGTTCAAAACAGGATACATGGAAAATTTTGTGACACTAACAATTGA